A portion of the Vanessa atalanta chromosome 14, ilVanAtal1.2, whole genome shotgun sequence genome contains these proteins:
- the LOC125068694 gene encoding proteasome subunit alpha type-3, with protein MSSIGTGYDLSASQFSPDGRVFQVEYAAKAVENSGTVIGLRGKDGVVFAVEKLVTSKLYEPGANKRIFHTDEHVGMAVAGLISDARQIVETARSEASSYRSQYGAPVPLKYLNERVSMYMHAYTLYSAVRPYGCSVIMGTWSEYEGPQMFMLEPSGVSFSYFGCAVGKAKQAAKTEIEKLKLADMSVKDLVKEAARIIYLVHDELKDKQFELELSWVSKDTKGRHEMVPREVASEAENQAKQALADIEDSDEGDM; from the exons ATGAGTTCTATCGGTACCGGT TATGATCTTTCTGCCTCCCAATTTTCACCTGATGGTCGCGTATTCCAAGTTGAATACGCAGCAAAAGCAGTAGAAAACTCAGGAACAGTTATCGGCCTGAGAGGGAAAGACGGAGTTGTGTTTGCTGTGGAAAAACTTGTGACTTCAAAACTTTATGAACCAGGTGCTAACAAAAGGATATTTCACACTGATGAACATGTTGGCATG GCAGTTGCTGGTCTTATCTCAGATGCTAGACAAATAGTAGAAACAGCGAGATCTGAAGCATCCAGTTACAGATCACAATATGGAGCCCCAGTTCCTCTAAAATACTTGAATGAGCGTGTGTCCATGTACATGCATGCTTACACCTTATACAGTGCTGTCCGGCCTTATGGATGCTCAGTGATAATGGGAACTTGGTCAGAATACGAAGGACCCCAAATGTTTATGCTTGAGCCAAGTGGAGTTTCATTT tcGTACTTTGGATGTGCTGTTGGAAAAGCAAAGCAAGCTGCAAAAACTGAAATTGAAAAGCTGAAGCTTGCTGACATGTCAGTAAAGGATTTAGTCAAGGAAGCTGCTCGAAT tatATATCTTGTTCACGACGAGCTTAAAGACAAGCAATTTGAGCTTGAATTGTCCTGGGTTTCAAAGGACACGAAAGGACGTCATGAGATGGTACCGAGGGAGGTAGCGTCAGAAGCAGAAAATCAAGCCAAACAAGCTCTAGCTGATATTGAGGATTCTGACGAGGGAGAcatgtaa
- the LOC125068989 gene encoding odorant receptor 85b-like — protein sequence MIEKIGINIFDETKNSFFKRHFKLALFLSLVMVLLVGQILYVIKRNEIDAQFLDVVSTIPSTFIVIQDLVKIFVVTYKRDRIRKVIMEIGKIWPTELDDEEKKKTLHSWTKSLKFFDNAFFRAAIISLVFYELLPLAMTIYSINTEADAQYQFPLQMYFFCDLHSHFHYALAYTYQLIISTTVHMCVYVSCDFLLVDLIFDLSALLSLLRIDLENLMEQNSTNYDFEDDDCEDIKVIVIKHQKLLSLAETLNEIFGGIIFSQVSFSSVIICCYSFMAVIADGMFLKNLTASLGIMFAIFIIAWPGQMLSDASNNVATAAYRCLWYERGKKFRKCIAIIIARSQRECHLSALGFSDLTLAMFSKVISTSWSYLSLLNQMYDNIDE from the exons ATGATAGAAAAAAtcggtataaatatatttgatgaaaCGAAAAATTCATTCTTTAAAAGACATTTTAAGCTAGCTTTATTTTTGAGTCTAGTAATGGTGTTATTAGTTGGTCAAATTCTTTATGTTATCAAAAGAAACGAAATTGATGCCCAATTTCTAGACGTTGTTAGTACTATACCAAGTACTTTTATCGTCATACAAG ATCTTGTCAAGATATTTGTAGTGACATATAAGCGAGATCGAATAAGGAAAGTAATAATGGAGATAGGTAAAATATGGCCAACAGAACTTGACGACGAAGAGAAGAAAAAAACTTTGCACTCGTGGACGAAATCTTTGAAATTCTTCGATAATG CATTTTTTAGAGCTGCAATTATTTCTTTAGTATTCTACGAGCTGCTGCCCTTAGCGATGACGATTTATTCCATAAATACCGAGGCAGATGCGCAGTACCAGTTTCCACTGCAAATGTATTTCTTTTGTGACCTACATTCTCATTTCCATTACGCTTTGGCTTATACATATCAGCTTATAATAA GTACCACGGTTCATATGTGCGTATACGTTTCTTGTGACTTTCTACTAgtagatttaatatttgatttgagtGCTTTATTGAGTTTACTGCGAATAGACTTAGAGAATCTCATGGAACAGAACTCAACTAATTACGATTTTGAAGACGATGATTGTGAAGACATTAAAGTTATCGttataaaacatcaaaaattattaaG TCTTGCAGAAACCTTAAACGAGATTTTTGGAGGAATTATCTTTAGTCAGGTGTCGTTTTCTTCTGTAATTATCTGCTGTTACTCTTTCATGGCTGTG ATAGCTGACGGGATGTTTCTTAAAAATTTGACCGCTTCATTGGGAATCATGTTTGCAATTTTCATAATAGCATGGCCGGGACAAATGCTCTCTGACGCG AGTAACAACGTAGCTACTGCGGCATATCGATGTCTTTGGTATGAGAGAGGGAAGAAATTTAGAAAGTGCATTGCCATAATAATAGCCAG GTCACAGAGAGAATGTCATCTTTCTGCTTTAGGATTTTCGGACTTAACTCTTGCAATGTTTTCGAAG GTAATAAGCACGTCTTGGTCATATCTCTCTCTGTTAAATCAAATGTATGATAACATTGATGAATAA